The following coding sequences lie in one Niabella agricola genomic window:
- a CDS encoding S9 family peptidase, whose product MKKLILTALTGLGCFMAIAQKKPLDHTVYDRWQAVGKTVLSNNGKWIVYNINVQEGDDELVIQATDRPYKKTIPRGYDARITGDNRAVVFRIKPTFSEIRQAKIKKKKPADMPRDSFAIITLGEDRILKFPGLISYKGPADQNEWVAGLLKNEPKGKPSYQSDKSKDSLQQVIDSLQHVINTIKPPKGEADKDSVTDYGKNNRLLLINTATGEQRYFTNVSDYVFNKKGSRLLICQTLDLKDTVRSARVVLYHLAANRTDTLLRGGNDFKNLALSDDGTRAAFTAERDARPRALQKFYKLWHYRQGMDSAAMLVDTLTKNLPRGSTVSEYGKVSFNKSGNRLLFGTAPIRPSRDTTLADIDKVNIDIWNYRDDYLQPYQLENQKKDQERSYLAVYDFDQNRMTQVSGKALPYVYEALESDGSYFVAVTDTGRRVASQWTGRTPKDVYRISINDGKFIPVVKDLDGQIAGSWMAPSGKYVLWYDNRAQHYFVFDGTATRNITAAIKTPLYEEDNDVPDAPSPYGVAGWTEGDRSVLIYNRYDIWMVDPLGKQAPVNLTKDGRQKRQTYRCISTDPEERYIRPSNKNLLSVFNNENKKAGFTILENNRLNNTLFTPQLFREQACYYDSVTRAKHAPVYAYTRESYGQSPDLYVFGNGKETKLSAINPQQSQYNWGTAALYHWTTFSGKPATGILYRPEDFDSTKKYPVLLYFYEKLSDNLYRYMPPAPTPSRLNISFFVSRGYVVLAPDISYTIGHPAKSAYDYIVSGAKDLTRHAWVDAAHMGIQGQSWGGIQVAQLITMTPMFAAAWAGAPVANMTSAYGGIRWKGGVNRQFQYEKTQSRIGATLWEKPELYIENSPLFHLPKVTTPLVIMANDNDGAVPWYQGIELLTGMRRLGKPVWMLNYNGEEHNLVQRKNRKDISIREQQFFDWLLKGAKPPRWITDGVPAVDKGLDWGLEQ is encoded by the coding sequence ATGAAGAAATTGATCTTAACGGCCCTTACAGGGTTGGGATGTTTTATGGCAATTGCTCAAAAAAAACCGCTGGATCATACGGTGTATGACCGCTGGCAGGCCGTGGGTAAAACGGTGCTGAGCAACAACGGTAAATGGATCGTGTACAACATAAATGTACAGGAAGGCGACGATGAACTGGTGATTCAGGCTACGGATCGGCCTTATAAAAAGACCATTCCGAGAGGGTATGACGCCCGGATCACGGGCGATAACCGGGCCGTGGTCTTCAGGATCAAACCAACGTTCAGTGAAATACGGCAGGCAAAGATCAAAAAGAAAAAACCCGCAGATATGCCCCGGGATTCCTTTGCTATTATCACATTGGGTGAAGACCGGATTCTTAAATTTCCCGGTCTCATCTCTTATAAAGGCCCCGCCGATCAAAACGAATGGGTGGCCGGTCTTCTAAAAAACGAACCTAAAGGAAAACCATCGTACCAGTCGGATAAAAGCAAGGACAGCCTGCAGCAGGTGATCGATTCCCTGCAACATGTGATCAACACCATTAAACCCCCCAAAGGAGAAGCGGACAAAGACAGCGTAACCGATTACGGGAAAAATAACCGGCTCCTGTTGATAAACACGGCTACCGGCGAGCAACGCTATTTTACCAATGTCAGCGACTATGTGTTTAATAAAAAAGGCAGCCGGTTACTGATTTGTCAAACCCTGGACTTAAAAGACACCGTTCGCTCGGCGCGGGTAGTTCTTTATCACTTAGCAGCAAACAGGACCGATACCCTGCTCCGGGGCGGCAATGATTTTAAGAACCTGGCGCTTTCCGACGACGGAACCCGGGCGGCCTTTACTGCAGAAAGAGATGCCCGGCCCAGAGCCCTCCAAAAATTTTATAAGCTCTGGCATTACCGGCAGGGAATGGACAGTGCGGCCATGCTGGTGGATACACTTACCAAAAACCTTCCCCGGGGCAGTACGGTAAGCGAATATGGTAAAGTAAGTTTCAATAAATCCGGCAACCGGTTATTGTTTGGTACAGCGCCCATCAGGCCATCCAGGGACACAACCCTGGCGGATATCGACAAGGTAAACATTGATATATGGAATTACAGGGATGATTACCTGCAACCCTACCAGCTGGAAAACCAGAAAAAAGACCAGGAGCGCAGTTACCTGGCCGTTTATGATTTTGATCAAAACCGGATGACACAGGTGAGCGGGAAGGCTCTTCCTTATGTTTATGAAGCATTGGAGAGTGATGGCAGTTATTTTGTGGCTGTTACCGATACCGGCCGGCGTGTAGCCTCCCAGTGGACGGGGCGCACACCCAAAGACGTATATAGGATCAGCATTAACGATGGAAAGTTTATACCCGTCGTAAAGGACCTTGACGGGCAGATCGCAGGTTCCTGGATGGCCCCTTCTGGAAAATATGTATTATGGTACGATAACCGGGCGCAACATTATTTTGTTTTTGACGGAACGGCTACCCGCAACATCACCGCCGCCATTAAAACTCCGCTGTACGAAGAAGACAATGACGTACCGGATGCGCCCTCGCCATACGGAGTAGCCGGCTGGACGGAAGGCGACCGTTCGGTGCTTATTTATAATCGCTATGATATCTGGATGGTAGATCCGCTGGGCAAGCAGGCCCCCGTAAATCTTACAAAGGACGGCAGGCAAAAGCGGCAAACCTATCGCTGTATTTCAACCGACCCGGAGGAACGCTATATCCGGCCGTCAAATAAAAACCTGTTGAGCGTGTTTAACAATGAGAACAAAAAGGCTGGTTTTACAATACTGGAAAATAACCGGCTCAACAATACGTTATTTACGCCGCAACTTTTCCGGGAGCAAGCCTGTTATTACGATTCGGTAACCCGGGCCAAGCATGCGCCGGTGTACGCTTATACCAGGGAAAGTTACGGGCAATCGCCCGATCTGTATGTGTTTGGTAACGGCAAAGAAACAAAGCTTTCCGCAATCAATCCGCAGCAATCGCAGTACAACTGGGGAACGGCTGCTTTATACCATTGGACTACTTTTTCAGGAAAACCGGCTACTGGTATTCTTTACAGGCCCGAGGATTTTGACAGTACAAAAAAATACCCGGTATTGCTTTATTTTTATGAAAAGCTTTCTGATAATCTGTACCGGTATATGCCGCCCGCGCCCACGCCCAGCCGGTTAAATATTTCTTTTTTTGTAAGCCGGGGCTACGTGGTGCTGGCGCCGGATATTTCATATACGATTGGTCATCCTGCAAAGAGCGCCTATGACTATATTGTTAGCGGGGCAAAAGATCTTACCCGGCATGCCTGGGTAGATGCGGCGCATATGGGCATCCAGGGCCAGAGTTGGGGCGGGATACAGGTGGCGCAGCTGATTACCATGACGCCGATGTTTGCAGCGGCCTGGGCGGGGGCGCCGGTAGCCAATATGACCAGCGCCTACGGAGGTATCCGCTGGAAAGGCGGAGTGAACCGGCAGTTCCAGTATGAGAAAACACAAAGCCGTATCGGGGCAACCCTTTGGGAAAAGCCAGAGTTGTATATTGAAAACTCACCGCTGTTTCATCTCCCAAAGGTGACCACGCCGCTGGTGATCATGGCCAATGACAATGATGGCGCCGTTCCCTGGTACCAGGGTATCGAATTATTGACCGGCATGCGTCGCCTGGGCAAGCCTGTGTGGATGCTCAACTACAACGGTGAAGAGCACAACCTGGTGCAACGCAAAAACAGGAAGGATATTTCCATAAGAGAACAGCAATTTTTCGACTGGCTGCTGAAAGGCGCCAAACCACCCCGCTGGATCACTGACGGCGTTCCGGCCGTAGATAAAGGGCTCGACTGGGGATTGGAACAGTGA
- the gltX gene encoding glutamate--tRNA ligase, with the protein MTTDQKVRVRFAPSPTGGLHLGGVRTVLYNYLFARQHGGDFILRIEDTDQTRFVPGAEEYIFQCLAWAGLEPDESVKQGGDYGPYRQSERKGIYRNYAEQLVANDQAYYAFDTPEELEQMRQAFKTEQNPSPQYDHRVRDKMRNSLTLSKEETDRLLKDNARHVIRIKMPENETVGFTDMIRGEVSFNTSLVDDKVLLKADGMPTYHLAVVVDDYLMKISHAFRGEEWLPSAPVHILLWKYLFGLENMPQWAHFPLILGPSGKLSKRDGAKYGFPVFAMNWTDPKTGELTEGFKEKGFLPEAFINLLAVLGWNDGTEQELFSMDELISRFSIDRVHSSGAKFDYEKAKWYNHEWIKKLAAEDLTQRVKEVLAAKGLSVPDNALLQKIVELVKDRTTLLTDFYDQTAYFFKTPENIDITAIQPKWNAAKQLFFTEVIRNYELTGDWNAETLENNFKEIAAANQLKPGEVMLPLRIMLVGGKFGPHVFDIAEILGKEETVKRIQHTLGLLG; encoded by the coding sequence ATGACTACAGATCAAAAAGTAAGAGTGCGTTTTGCACCTTCACCTACCGGTGGTTTACATCTCGGAGGTGTACGGACGGTTTTATACAACTACCTGTTTGCTCGGCAACATGGTGGGGATTTTATCTTAAGGATTGAGGATACCGATCAAACCCGCTTTGTGCCAGGCGCGGAGGAGTATATTTTTCAATGCCTGGCCTGGGCCGGACTGGAACCGGATGAAAGTGTAAAACAGGGCGGAGATTATGGTCCTTACCGCCAAAGCGAGCGGAAAGGAATCTATCGGAACTATGCAGAGCAACTGGTCGCAAATGACCAGGCCTATTATGCCTTTGATACCCCCGAAGAGCTGGAGCAGATGCGGCAGGCGTTCAAAACAGAACAAAACCCTTCTCCGCAATACGATCACCGGGTGCGTGATAAAATGCGGAACTCGCTGACACTCTCAAAGGAAGAAACCGACCGGTTATTAAAAGACAATGCGCGGCATGTGATCCGTATTAAAATGCCGGAGAACGAAACAGTGGGCTTTACGGATATGATCCGCGGGGAAGTGAGCTTTAATACCTCACTGGTAGATGACAAAGTATTGCTGAAAGCAGACGGAATGCCTACCTATCACCTGGCCGTGGTGGTGGATGATTACCTGATGAAGATATCGCATGCATTTCGCGGGGAGGAATGGCTGCCCAGCGCACCGGTACATATCCTGCTATGGAAATATTTATTTGGCCTGGAGAATATGCCGCAATGGGCGCATTTTCCGTTGATCCTGGGCCCAAGCGGTAAATTAAGCAAGCGGGATGGCGCCAAATATGGTTTCCCCGTTTTTGCAATGAACTGGACCGATCCGAAAACCGGGGAGCTCACCGAAGGGTTTAAGGAAAAAGGTTTTTTACCCGAGGCATTCATCAACCTGCTGGCGGTACTGGGCTGGAACGATGGCACGGAGCAGGAACTGTTTTCAATGGATGAGCTGATCAGCAGGTTCTCTATTGACCGGGTACATAGTTCCGGAGCGAAATTTGATTATGAAAAAGCAAAGTGGTACAACCATGAATGGATCAAAAAGCTGGCCGCGGAAGATCTAACGCAGCGTGTTAAGGAAGTACTGGCAGCAAAAGGGCTTTCTGTTCCGGATAACGCATTGTTGCAGAAGATTGTGGAACTGGTAAAAGATCGTACTACCTTGTTGACGGATTTTTACGACCAAACGGCCTATTTCTTTAAAACGCCCGAAAACATTGATATTACAGCCATTCAGCCTAAATGGAATGCTGCCAAGCAACTGTTTTTTACCGAGGTAATCCGGAATTATGAGTTGACCGGCGACTGGAACGCCGAAACACTCGAAAATAACTTCAAGGAAATAGCGGCCGCTAACCAGCTAAAACCCGGTGAGGTAATGCTGCCGCTGCGCATCATGCTGGTGGGTGGAAAATTTGGCCCGCATGTATTTGATATTGCGGAGATCCTGGGAAAGGAAGAAACGGTAAAACGCATTCAGCATACGCTGGGGTTGTTAGGGTGA
- a CDS encoding ABC transporter ATP-binding protein: MKKYSRVLHYLRPYRGSILLFFLFTLLSIIFSLFSFALLQPFFDIIFYGDKKPERVTETAPNILTNLKGFLISLVNGTHLNAVQLLGAICVVLVVAIFLKNLFLYLSSYVLNPIKNKIVNTFRADIYDKILQLPIGYFTEQRKGDILSRVTNDVNEVEGSVIGVLEGWIKDPLNIIFTLIALFLISPVLTGFILLCIPVIGFILGRISKALKRQSNEAAVKLGESLSILDETLNGLRVIKAFNVEGLLKGRFDTVNDQLTDAKNRISRRRDMASPMSEFLGVMVFVGILWFGGRLILSNSIDLEAPDFFAYLAMFYNLINPVKTLSTSFSNLNKGAAAIRRIEEVLNTPVTVDDNPHGKTLEHFEQDIEFRDVSFAYNDRVILQDINLTIKKGQTVALVGSSGAGKSTLADLVPRFHDVTSGGVFIDGINIREYALHAVRNLMSIVTQEPILFNDTIANNIALGAVSASKEAIIQAAKIANAHDFILQKELQYDTNIGDRGSKLSGGERQRLTIARALLKNPPILILDEATSSLDTESERLVQDAINKMMQNRTSIVIAHRLSTIRNADMIIVLQKGRIVERGTHSSLMEQDGFYKKLVDMQEVK; this comes from the coding sequence ATGAAGAAATATTCAAGGGTTTTACATTATTTGCGACCCTACAGAGGCAGCATTCTCCTGTTCTTTTTGTTTACCCTTTTATCCATTATTTTTTCGCTGTTCAGTTTTGCCCTGTTGCAGCCTTTTTTTGATATCATCTTCTACGGTGATAAAAAGCCGGAGCGGGTAACGGAAACCGCGCCCAATATTTTAACCAACCTCAAAGGTTTTCTCATCAGCCTGGTGAACGGAACGCATCTCAATGCGGTACAATTACTGGGAGCCATTTGTGTGGTACTGGTTGTGGCTATTTTTCTGAAAAACCTGTTCCTGTATCTTTCCTCCTATGTATTAAATCCCATTAAGAATAAGATCGTAAACACCTTCCGGGCAGATATTTACGACAAAATATTACAACTGCCGATCGGCTATTTCACTGAACAGCGCAAGGGTGATATTCTCAGCCGGGTCACCAATGATGTCAACGAGGTGGAAGGGTCGGTAATCGGTGTGCTGGAAGGCTGGATCAAGGACCCGCTCAATATTATTTTTACCCTTATTGCCCTGTTCCTGATCAGTCCGGTACTTACGGGGTTCATCCTGCTGTGCATTCCGGTGATCGGTTTTATTCTGGGGCGTATATCCAAGGCATTAAAGCGCCAGTCGAATGAAGCCGCTGTCAAACTGGGCGAGTCCTTGTCGATCCTCGATGAAACGTTGAACGGCCTTCGCGTGATCAAGGCCTTTAATGTAGAAGGGCTTTTAAAAGGGCGGTTCGATACCGTAAACGACCAACTGACAGATGCCAAAAACCGCATCAGCCGCCGGCGGGATATGGCATCTCCCATGTCGGAATTCCTGGGGGTGATGGTATTTGTAGGAATCCTTTGGTTTGGCGGCAGGCTGATCCTTTCCAACAGCATCGACCTGGAGGCCCCGGATTTTTTTGCATACCTGGCTATGTTTTACAATCTTATTAATCCGGTCAAAACGCTTTCCACCTCTTTCAGTAATTTAAACAAAGGTGCGGCGGCTATCCGGCGGATTGAAGAAGTGCTGAATACCCCGGTAACGGTTGACGACAATCCGCATGGAAAAACACTGGAGCATTTTGAGCAGGACATCGAGTTCCGGGACGTTTCCTTCGCTTACAACGATCGCGTAATCCTGCAGGACATTAACCTGACCATCAAAAAAGGGCAAACTGTTGCCCTGGTGGGTTCTTCAGGAGCCGGAAAATCGACCCTGGCCGACCTGGTTCCCCGTTTTCATGATGTAACGTCGGGCGGCGTATTTATCGACGGCATCAATATCCGCGAATACGCACTGCACGCTGTCCGGAACCTGATGAGCATTGTAACCCAGGAGCCCATTTTATTTAATGACACCATTGCAAATAACATTGCGCTGGGGGCTGTCTCCGCTTCGAAGGAAGCGATTATTCAGGCAGCAAAAATTGCCAATGCCCATGATTTCATCCTGCAAAAAGAGCTGCAATATGATACCAATATCGGCGACCGGGGCAGCAAACTGAGCGGTGGCGAACGCCAGCGCCTTACTATTGCCCGCGCACTTTTAAAAAACCCTCCTATCCTCATCCTGGATGAAGCCACTTCTTCCCTGGATACGGAGAGCGAGCGACTGGTACAGGATGCCATCAATAAGATGATGCAAAACCGCACCAGCATTGTAATCGCCCACCGCCTCAGTACCATCCGGAATGCCGATATGATCATTGTGCTACAGAAAGGGCGGATCGTGGAGCGGGGCACCCACAGCAGCCTGATGGAACAGGATGGCTTTTATAAAAAGCTGGTAGATATGCAGGAAGTGAAATGA